In a genomic window of Erigeron canadensis isolate Cc75 chromosome 5, C_canadensis_v1, whole genome shotgun sequence:
- the LOC122601098 gene encoding glutathione S-transferase T3-like translates to MKVLTECWIDATEDPIIGKDQSVDSFWWKIIDKYNARFPNNPRNHNQISGKWRKIRTNVSKFNAIWKGYDGHRCSGENDAQVMEEVRSEYFTQTKTQFTMYECWLLVKDKPKFFAPSGHDVLGRSLHKRKNVLNVVDSEDEEEEGSQFESVDLGDNYLFGPDTYTRLLLSQRHHEHLLLPMRGLLVLQLPT, encoded by the coding sequence ATGAAAGTTCTCACTGAGTGTTGGATCGATGCTACAGAAGACCCAATCATCGGCAAAGACCAATCTGTTGATTCTTTTTGGTGGAAAATCATAGACAAGTACAATGCAAGATTCCCCAACAACCCAAGAAACCACAATCAGATTAGTGGCAAGTGGAGAAAGATCAGAACAAATGTGTCAAAGTTCAATGCAATCTGGAAAGGCTATGATGGTCATCGGTGCAGTGGTGAGAACGATGCCCAAGTAATGGAGGAAGTGCGTTCAGAGTACTTTACTCAAACCAAAACTCAGTTTACCATGTACGAGTGTTGGTTGCTTGTGAAAGATAAGCCAAAGTTCTTCGCTCCATCCGGTCATGATGTTCTAGGGCGAAGCCTGCATAAAAGGAAAAACGTTCTTAATGTCGTTGATAGTGAagatgaggaggaggaggggTCCCAATTCGAGTCGGTGGACCTTGGTGATAATTACCTCTTTGGTCCGGATACATATACGCGCCTCCTACTAAGTCAAAGGCATCACGAACATCTGCTTCTTCCGATGCGGGGTCTGCTCGTTCTTCAGCTTCCGACCTAG